From a single Phacochoerus africanus isolate WHEZ1 chromosome 11, ROS_Pafr_v1, whole genome shotgun sequence genomic region:
- the B3GNT6 gene encoding acetylgalactosaminyl-O-glycosyl-glycoprotein beta-1,3-N-acetylglucosaminyltransferase, whose amino-acid sequence MAFPRRHSMKTKNLTCLLVGVNFLVLYLWFLQAPRSQQERMWAGSSQADRVTPDAAPRSSPGPRCVANTSANGTADFEQLPARIQDFLRYRHCRHFPLLWDAPAKCAGSHGAFLLLAVKSSPANYERRDLIRRTWGQERSYAGRQVRRLFLLGTAAPEDAERAERLEALVALEAREHGDVLQWAFADTFLNLTLKHVHLLDWLEARCSRVHFLLSGDDDVFVHTANVVRFLEGQPPNRHLFVGQLMSGSVPIRDSGSKYFVPPQLFAGPAYPTYCSGGGFLMSSRTIQAVRKAARLTPLFPIDDAYMGMCLDRAGLEPSGHEGIRPFGVQLPGARQPSFDPCVYRELLLVHRFAPYEMLLMWKALHDPGLTCDRRRRVS is encoded by the coding sequence atggcTTTTCCTCGCCGCCATTCCATGAAAACGAAGAACCTGACCTGCCTTCTGGTGGGTGTGAATTTCTTGGTCCTGTATCTGTGGTTCCTCCAAGCCCCCAGGTCCCAGCAGGAAAGGATGTGGGCTGGCTCCTCGCAAGCTGACCGTGTGACCCCTGATGCCGCACCGCGGTCCAGCCCAGGGCCCCGGTGCGTGGCCAACACCTCGGCAAACGGCACGGCCGACTTCGAGCAGCTGCCCGCGCGCATCCAAGACTTCCTGCGCTACCGCCACTGCCGCCACTTCCCTCTGCTCTGGGACGCGCCGGCCAAGTGCGCGGGCAGCCACGGGGCCTTCCTGCTGCTGGCCGTCAAGTCGTCGCCCGCCAACTACGAGCGGCGGGACCTCATCCGCCGCACGTGGGGGCAGGAGCGCAGCTATGCGGGGCGGCAGGTGCGCCGCCTCTTCCTCCTGGGCACCGCCGCGCCCGAGGACGCCGAGCGCGCCGAGCGGCTGGAGGCGCTGGTGGCGCTGGAGGCGCGCGAGCACGGCGACGTGCTGCAGTGGGCCTTCGCCGACACCTTCCTCAACCTCACGCTCAAGCACGTGCACCTGCTCGACTGGCTGGAGGCCCGCTGCTCGCGCGTGCACTTCCTGCTCAGCGGTGACGACGACGTCTTCGTGCACACTGCAAACGTGGTCCGTTTCCTGGAGGGGCAGCCGCCCAACCGCCACCTCTTCGTCGGGCAGCTCATGAGCGGCTCGGTGCCCATCCGCGACAGCGGGAGCAAGTACTTCGTGCCCCCGCAGCTCTTTGCCGGACCAGCTTACCCCACGTACTGCAGCGGCGGCGGCTTCCTCATGTCCAGTCGTACCATCCAGGCCGTGCGCAAGGCCGCCCGCCTGACCCCGCTCTTCCCCATCGACGACGCTTACATGGGTATGTGTCTGGATCGTGCTGGCCTGGAGCCCAGCGGCCACGAGGGCATCCGGCCGTTCGGTGTGCAGCTGCCCGGAGCCAGGCAGCCCTCCTTCGACCCCTGTGTGTACCGCGAACTGCTGCTCGTGCACCGCTTCGCGCCGTATGAGATGCTTCTCATGTGGAAGGCGCTGCATGACCCCGGGCTGACCTGTGACCGGCGGCGCAGGGTCTCCTGA